A region from the Salvelinus sp. IW2-2015 linkage group LG19, ASM291031v2, whole genome shotgun sequence genome encodes:
- the LOC111979516 gene encoding regulator of G-protein signaling 5-like → MCRGLESLPTTCLERAKELKALFGSFLQKPDLSIXGHSHKTDKLRLKKSEPLKWKESFENLLSNQNGLCLFRAFLVSEFSEENIAFYLACEDYRITKPSSKLSATAKKIYEEFVCSDAPREVNLDHETKAITKKNLEHPSQSCFSLAQEKIYALMEKDCYPRFLKSTTYLEISRQVKSG, encoded by the exons ATGTGCAGAGGACTGGAATCACTGCCTACCACATGTCTGGAGAG GGCAAAGGAACTCAAGGCTCTCTTTGGAAGTTTTCTACAGAAGCCAGATCTGAGCATCRTCGGTCACTCACACAAAACGGACAAACTAAG GTTAAAGAAGAGCGAACCATTAAAATGGAAGGAGTCGTTTGAGAACCTGCTGTCCAACCAAA ATGGACTGTGCTTGTTCCGTGCTTTCCTGGTGTCGGAGTTTAGCGAGGAGAACATAGCTTTCTACCTGGCCTGTGAAGACTACAGGATAACCAAGCCCTCCTCAAAGCTATCAGCTACAGCTAAGAAGATCTATGAGGAGTTTGTCTGCAGTGACGCACCAAGAGAG GTCAACCTCGACCATGAAACCAAAGCCATCACCAAGAAGAATCTGGAACACCCCAGCCAGTCCTGTTTCAGCCTGGCCCAGGAGAAGATCTACGCCCTGATGGAGAAAGACTGCTACCCTCGCTTCCTCAAGTCCACCACCTACCTGGAGATCAGTCGGCAGGTCAAATCCGGTTAA